GCACCGATGGCGAGCCGTCGAGAAGACGGCGCTGCAGCTCGAGGATCCAGCCGTTGCGCCGGTAGTCCCCGAGCGCCGCGAACCACATCTGCCAGTCCAGGCGCGGCTGATGCGGCTGCACGAACGCCGGCGCGCGCGTCACGTCGCCCGGCTTCCAGCGAAACTCGTACGCCAGCCACTCGCGTCCGTCGCGGCTGCCCTCGAGGATGATCTCCGGACGCTGGCGCGTCATCCTCGCGAACAGCCCGTAGCTGCTGGTCAGGTGATACGGCTCGATCGCTTCGGCCACGCGGGCGATCGGCCACGGCACGCGCGCTGCCTGACCGAAACGCGCCATCATCTCGGCACCACCCGCGCTGGCCAGCGCCAACGCGAGCACGGCGGCGACGGCGCGCGCCGCGCTGCGGCCCGCCGCGCGGACTCTGGCGGTCGCACGCGGCGGGGGCGCATCGGCTCCGTGCGCGTGCAGCCACAATGCGCGGACGTGCTGCGCCGCAACGCGCGGCTGCAGCCAGCGCGGCAGCGCGGCGTCGTCGAGCACCGACGAGCACAGCACCAGCGTCAGCAGGTTGAAGAACGTGTAGTTGCCGGTGGCAGCGATGGCGAGCTGCAGGAAGGCGAGCGGAACGAACGTCAGCAGACGCGCGCTGCGCGGGCCGAAGACGAAGAAAGGTAGCACCAGCTCGATCGCGAACATCACCGCGGCCGACACCCGGTGCAGCCAGGCAGGCAGGTGGTGCACGTACCAGGCCGTCCACGTCGGCAGCGGCTGCGTCCAGTAGTGGTACTCGAGCGCGGTAAGGTTCCACCACACCGGATCGTTGCTGAGCAGCTTGACCATCCCCGAGGCGAACATCAGCCGGAACAACAGCCAGCGATAGAGCAGGATGACGATGCGCGACGGCTCGTGCGGATGCCGCCACCGCTCCCGAAGCGCCAGCGGCTGGAGAAAGATCGCCAGAAATCCGGCCTCCAGCAGCAGAATGTCCCACTGGAAGGACAGAAAGACGCGGCCGGTGACGAAGAGCGACAGGTACAGCGCCCAGCACGCCAGTGCGGCAGCGAGCGGCGCCAGGCCGAGCAGCCACGCCGCGGCGGCCGTCGCTCCGGTCCAGCAATACGCCGCCAGCGCAGCGTCTCCGTGCCAGAGCCACAGCAGCGTCGGATGGGATCGCCACGCGCCGTCGCCGGCGCGCGTCTGCAGGAACCTCAGGTAGTCGGCGACCGGCAGAATGCCATCGCTGCCGTAGAGGCCCTGGATTTGCACGGCCAGGGATGCGAACGCCACCAGATAGACGAGCGCGACCCCGCGCGAGAGCAGCCACCCCACGCGCGCGTAGCCCGGATCGAAGATGCGCCACCTGGCCACTGGGAAAGCCCGCTCCGCGCTGTTAGCTATCGGATGTGGCCGCTCGGCGCATCATCGTATGCAAGGCCGCCGTGCTCGGCGAGAAGGAAACGGCCAAGTTCCCCATCACCGAGCCGGCTGCGGAGGATGCGGCCGCGGACGGCAAGTCCCCGGCGCGCCAGCCGCCGCGCGAAGGCTTCGTGATCCGCTACGGCGGCAAGCTCTACGCGTATCGCAACGAGTGCCGGCACATCC
The genomic region above belongs to Candidatus Limnocylindrales bacterium and contains:
- a CDS encoding lipase maturation factor family protein — protein: MARWRIFDPGYARVGWLLSRGVALVYLVAFASLAVQIQGLYGSDGILPVADYLRFLQTRAGDGAWRSHPTLLWLWHGDAALAAYCWTGATAAAAWLLGLAPLAAALACWALYLSLFVTGRVFLSFQWDILLLEAGFLAIFLQPLALRERWRHPHEPSRIVILLYRWLLFRLMFASGMVKLLSNDPVWWNLTALEYHYWTQPLPTWTAWYVHHLPAWLHRVSAAVMFAIELVLPFFVFGPRSARLLTFVPLAFLQLAIAATGNYTFFNLLTLVLCSSVLDDAALPRWLQPRVAAQHVRALWLHAHGADAPPPRATARVRAAGRSAARAVAAVLALALASAGGAEMMARFGQAARVPWPIARVAEAIEPYHLTSSYGLFARMTRQRPEIILEGSRDGREWLAYEFRWKPGDVTRAPAFVQPHQPRLDWQMWFAALGDYRRNGWILELQRRLLDGSPSVRELLAEDPFDGQRPAHVRAMLYDYRFSDPSTRAATGAWWTRRLLRQYSPTLSSSP
- a CDS encoding Rieske 2Fe-2S domain-containing protein, which gives rise to MAARRIIVCKAAVLGEKETAKFPITEPAAEDAAADGKSPARQPPREGFVIRYGGKLYAYRNECRHIPMTMDWVENRFLSRDRCYIQCATHGALYQIDTGLCVAGPPAGERLRALAVEVEGDDIVVTVP